TGTTGTCATCCCTTTCATCAACTAGTTCTCATTTGCTTTTAAGAATATGAGTTCGAGTTATAACCAAAACGACAATCATTTGttataatcaaaacaaaactagTCTTTTCCTAAAATATTAAGATGGGTAAGGCGttcaaaataacatattaaactGTGCAAAAATTCAATTTGATGCAGATCAGAAAATATATAAGCAACAAACAAGCTTCCATTTCAGTGAGTTAAATCAATTACTAGTCAGAAACTTTATCCGCAGTACAAATGAATgaataacaataattttttttttttttttttgaatcggaATAATAATAACTAACAATAATAGTAATAGTGAGGTTCCAACAATAGAAACAATATtcagaatttgattttattgtcGCAGGTTGAATTGGCAATTTGGCCATGTATGTATACAAAAATATCACAAGTGGAGTAAGTTGTGGCTTTGATctttatgaaattaaatatcTTGACTTTACCTACTAAAGTAGTTGTTGAGGTAAAATTTATAACACCACCTAAATAATCACCAAGTAAATCCGGAACTTCTGTAACATCTACATAAACATTCAAAATTGTGCTTATGTTATGTGATTTAAGAGCTGGAATTGTGTCTTCATGTAATGGAGCTGTAGCCAAAAGATTACCACGGTAATTAAGATAAGCACTGCTGTTTTGGTATGTAAAGCTTCCATGATTAGGATTATCAACCGTGACCAATATAGCTAATGATAAATTTAGATCCAAAATTGGGAGAATATCAAGATGAAACCTTCCAAACTTAACTGATTGTAATGTAATTGTGGGGTCCTTTTGCTTGAAATCAGTGAGGAATAAGATTAATAGTATCACTAATACTACAATTAGAAAAATGGTTGTGACACCACAACAGATTTTTAGCCCTTTGGTACACCTTAAGCCACATGCCATGATGACTTCTTCAATTCACAAATGAGCTTGAAAATGAATTATTAGGAGGACAGTATGTTTAGAAGGTAGCTCATTTTGCATAATATTTATAGGAATAGCTGTcagtatgtatgtatgtatgtttaGTAGTGATTGTATTTTTTGATGAGAAATCAATGagtaattaattagttttaatagtaattttataattaagtttGGGGATGAAAACTATGAATTAGACGGCTGCATGGTATTGTCTTTCATCGATCCTCCGGCTCTTGTTCTTGCAGTTACACAATTTCCCTTTTACAAGCTTATTTTTTGTTCATGCTGTCTATGCTTTCATCCATGAGGTGTGAATTCAATGATAAAACTTTTAGCTTCTAATTTTAAGGATGGAATTATATCCACTTGaattaaattgtaaaataatatcAATGGTGACATACGAGTTTGGTTTTTTGAACCATGTAAATACGTATCCTAAAGCTTTcaaatgtttattttacttttaaaatatattttacgcGATATGTATGAGATACTTCACAAATACATGTACATGTTTATGTAATCATGTGAAGGATGAAGGGTATAAAAAGGGTGAAACAAGGTTGTGAGATATCAATTGGAGATGTAATGGTTAGAGGAAATCGAACTTGAAACCTTAAAGAGGAGCACACTTTTGAGTCCCAAACAcataccactaggccaacccaagttggtttgaatcagttcgtattaaacaataatttatcaaaagtattttttatcccttaaaaaaaaattgaattgttggTAACTTCATGTAGTCAAAATTGTTTCCATTCAgttaatgatgtttttattgtcctcgtgaacttaactcagttgatatggacaatgtataatatatgtaagatttgATGTTCAAACCCCAGtcgccacaaaaaaaaaaaatgatgttttttttttgtctagaaaaaatgatatttttattaatattctaAAATAGGGGTTAAAACCTATAATAATTTATGCAAAACTCTACAATTTGTGCTTTaactataagtttttttttaaatgatagtttcttttttcaaataatcATTGTAATTATATATCGATATTAAAGAATAATCAATACATCTTTCTTTTACAAATAttctactatattttttttttcactgcattttttaatcatcataaaaacagctttttttttttctcataataaTTGCCCGAGGGAGTACACTTATACATGCAGAAGCTAAAGTTGAAACTAAAAATTATTGGAATATTAATCAATAACTGTTGTTCAGAATCTGAAGTGCAGCTTCGAACATGAGCTTCTGAAGTGCTGCTTTTGAAGTGCAGCTTGTGCAGCTTTTGATGTCTTCAGAAGTAGAGTTTAGTAACCAATCTTGGTTAGCGTGTTAACAGGGTAGTTAGTTTGTTACAATGTTCAGTTGTATATATACTCACTCATGTGTtgtaaataataacaattattaatttatcacAATTTCTCTGTTATTTTCATCTTACTTTTAAACAACTTATATTTATAAGCACTTTCCGCTGCGCATAGAACATAGCGATTGttctaacaaaaataaaggtTTCCTTTTTATTTCCATCCCAATAATTtacatttgaataattttatttttgtttttcgtcTCTATCACATAATAATGACGAGGTCAGATGAAATTTGATAAGCAGCAGCATGCAATGTCACACTCAGTAGGCCACGGTTCTTTTTTGGCCAATTTACCTTTTTTAGGATGTGAAGATGACGTCGGTGATAAAAATGAGGAATCTAAAATTACTCTATTGCGAGATTCAATCCATTGGAATATACGTGTGATATTTGTGATTCTATGAATTCAAATGAATGGTGATTATAGAAATTCAAACTATAGCCAAATGAATGAATGGTGTCCACTAGGATTTTGGTGACTGAATTATTAAGTACATAATAATAGGAAGTGATTGTTAGAGACGTGAAGAGATCGTACTGAGCTAGCTATATATTTGGCCGATTAATCATGCCATGTGATATGTCCCTAGCCAAGTATCACAACTTTGATCCTAGCTACCTTAATTACTCATTGACTCTAATTAACCTCATCTCAAAGCTTAAGCTTCTAATGGTTTCAGAACAACAAAACGAATAAGATTTCCAAACTATCCTTGTTAAGGCTCCAACAGTTTGGAACATTGACTCACCTAAGATTAAGATGGCtttctttaagaaaaatgaTTGTTCATAGGTGTAAGTAAGTAGCACATGTAATAAAATCAGAAGCAATTTTagtgtatttttgttttcacttttaaaaagataaaattgatatttgaggggtaaaattgatttttccaTATTCGATTGATCTTGAGTCGAATTGAACCAAACTAAATCCAAACCGAAACCgcaaaaaatcacatttgattCGGATGTAATTGGATCATTTTCTTGCTCAACcgcatggtttggtttgatttgcggttttcattttaccaaccgaaccaaaccaaaccaaaccgcaacaaaagaaaaatgttaattaaacatatatacacatagaaactcaatggaaacttttataaaattacaTACCTTTTCTCTTGTTAGATTCCttctatgttttttatttaaaatcttaGTATTTtgcatttcttaaaaaataggATTGCGTTTTGTCCATGTTTTTAACTTGGTCTATGTTGGaaataatgtaaaataaaaataaaattgtaatttttgatgaaattcaaaaCATTGCTgaaaaatatgttgtgttttaactttttaacttgattttaatgttggaaacaaaaaaaaattatcgtcTCGAAAAAACTCGTATCAACCGATCCAACCCAAAGCGCATTAGTTTGGTttgaatgttatttttaaagTCAACCGAACTAAATCGCATGCTTTTTTTATCTTGCGGTTCGAATGACTTTTACCTTCAAAATCGAATCAAACCGCACAGGGGACACCTActtaaaaagttgaaatttgtgtgATTGTGtctataattaatttgtaacctcaaacttatcatttaaatacagtttttagtatttttctgtttttggttATTATACACATTTTTATATGTACGTCAATCATGTATCGAAATCAATTTACGTACGTAATTCTAACCAAAATCCAAACAATATGTTGAAGTCAAAATTTGTGTACATAATGTAAAATGCATATACAAAGATATTCTAGATCCAACAACACATGACTCGTATTTTGCACAGAAAGTTAGCATAGGTAATGTGTATTGAAACtcagaaaaaattcaaagaagCAAACTACCGACCCGTAAAGGAAGCATACAAGAATCTTCCCTTTGATTAAACAATAAATGCACATTTATTCAATTAACTAGAATACAACGCCTTATGTTATCCTATTACTTGAAGTAGAAGAGTTGAACTTTCCTTTCAAGCTACGCACATGCACTATTATCAGATCCAGTTCTTTTCTGTACTATTGCATTTATACATGTATGTAAAGGACTCagtatcaatcaatcaaaatgctgtattcattaatatcattatcattattttatgcGATACTATATGCTTCAGATTTTCAGAAGCTCGCTTTAACGTTACAAATGGAACCATAATTAACAGAAAATTCCAATTCATATGATGCCAATTTTGCTTTGCAGAGCAATTACTACCACCACTGTACTGTACCACATCAACGTCACTCTTAATATTACAAACTAAAttctaaaatattattacacaGACACAACAAGATTTCAAattttccaatgcaataaaaaaacagTCAGAAAAAGTTTTTCCACTTTCCCGAGCAAAAATCCAAAAGCACGTTACAAATCTAACTACTCAGTCACATGCAAATGCAACGTTCTAACAATTCCACGTCAGATTCTAcaatacaaaaaatttaaaagcaaaagaaaaatattctccttttttttaacattaacaTGATTGTTGGTTAATtaacgaaaacaaaaaacatagatTAAGAAACTAACGCATGGTCTTTGTAGCATCGACACCTTTCATCGAAGACATGTCAGATATATGCGATTACATTCAATAACGTAACtttgttttctcaaattattattatcggCATTGATATGTGGgtgtcggtgcttcatagaCGGGATGCTACATTATACTAAAGAGTAAATGAAACACCAATTGAACAAATTACAACAGTTAGATGAGATTAATTTCATGATTACTACTAACCCCATGTTTATTCGTAATCAAAGAGTTTTTGCAATGAGTAATAGCACCTTGAATAGCACTCTGCAACTCTTCCATGGAAGAAGCATCTCGATCACCACGAAGAAGAACACCCTTTTGTGAAAGAACACCAGAATGACTTGGTGAAGATCTCATCGAAGAAGGACAACTTGAAACACAGCTTCTCTTTCTTGAATACCTTAAATTCCCCGAAAATGAATGAGATAACATAGTACTCGCCACATTCTCTTTCTTCTCAGATCTCTCTGTTTTTGTTAACAAAGACATAACCGTTAACGTTGTTGTATTTGTATTACTATTTGCACCTTCCTCAactgtttgttgtttttgtgaaaGTTTCTCGTACAATGGTTTCACTTTCTTGAAATATTTTCGTATCACCTCTTTAGCAGTAACACTCATTCTCTTCATTTTCACTGAACTGTTGTTAATACTATTAGCAACAGTTTCACCTTCTTGGGTTTTAGCAACGGTTTCTTTACGAAAAACAGAGGAGAATCTAGACAAAGAGAAATActtgtttgttttcttcaaCTGTGAATTGGATCTAGTACTGTTGGAGGAATTGTGAAGACGTTTTAACTCATCTTCTTCTGTTACAGAACTTGGTCGTGAAGAAGAATTACAAGAATCAGGAAAAAGAGCAAGATCACTGATGAAAGAAGTGGTGGAATCATTGGAGGCGCTGCTACCGGTGGAATCACGGGGAGCAGTGGAGGAGGAAGTGGCGGAGGAGGTGGAGGAGGAAGAGAGAAGGAGAGTACGTACCATGGAGATACGAGGGGAGAGATGAAGAGGTAAGAGTTGGCCTTTGTAGAAGAGTTCATCTGCAGGACAGAGTGTGTTGGAGGATTTGCGAGGTGAAATGGAGATTGTGAACTCAAAAtctgaggaagaagatgatgagaATGAGTCATGTGATGGTGATGAAGGGAGTGTGTATGATTTTGCTCTGTTTTTGGTTCTTTTCTTCCCCATCTCAGCTCTTTTCTTCTCTACTACATCATACATGGTTGCACAATAATGTGCTATACTCTCATGGCTTTTAGGACCAAATGAATAGGAGATGTATTTAAAAGATTCTTCTAATTGGTTACTGTGTCATCAGTACTCTTTGACCCTATAAGTATTTTTAAATAGTAATTGCTTTTAAAAAATACCATTTATAAGTTTTGAATCATATCTTACACAAAATAATTTTGATCATCTAATCAATAAATTTCACCTATAAATTAATAGATACATTtttcggtcactattataaacaaaaatataaattttaaatttattcaattaattatgtatatgatctttattatagaccacatacataatttattaaataaacctaaaatgttgatttttgtttataagagTGATCAAATGGTAGGCGTATATGATAATTGTGATTTATTTGTTTAACAATGGTGAAACTGAAATCGACACTAGCATGGTGAAAGACTATTTTGTTTTCTGCACGTTGGACAATGTCCTTGTTTGTTGtgtaaaatatgtcaaaataaATGTCTATTCTATAATGTAACgttgataaatattttgttataaattccttaaaaaaaatattttgttataaatattattttattttgaatcagATATTCTCTACCTAAAGTGTAGAGATTAGTCTCTCAAGTCATCTATGACAATAATAGAGAGTAAAGTTATCTCTTAAgagttttaacatttttatattttaaaggaTGATTCGAACTTAGGATCCTTCGTTGAACTGAAACAGAGTCCTTACCATCTTATTAAAATGCTCTTGATATAAATTGTCTTATATGTAGAtacaaattgaagaaattataTTTAGAGGTATATttaggaggaaaaaaaaactaatctaatctaataataataacaaaactTTGCACTTGAATTCAAATCATAATTGTTCATAGTATGCCCAATCTACTAACAAACTAGATCATTCAAAGTCTTTAGCTTCGGAGCAGATCAGAGGATGGACTTGCTGAAGAGGCACGCACATTGTATCAAGGTCTTTGATCAAATTTGGATCATCTAATTCACTCATAATCATGAGTGGTATACCGTGGTTCTCGTAGAGAATTGTTAAATTAGAGAGGTTATGCTAACTGATGTGTCCAAGatcctaattaaaaaaataacaaataaaaattttacattaaaataaCGGAAATGATAAAGTTCCCGAAAAAATTATAGAGAATTTTTCCCGATAACTGTGGCtagttgattaaaaaaaaattgacaccaCTACCTCCTTTATTCCACCAAATCCGGACTGTTCACCAATACATGCTATACTAACACATAGGCATTCTTGAATTTTCACGACATATTCATTCGGGTTCTTTAGCATTGCTTTTAAAATAAACacttttttatacttttaagaGTTTGACTATACGACTTTTAATCAAGTTTTTACCAtacttgtttccttaattagTATTCAGGGGAATTGCTTAGCATTTTCCATGgagtttttttcttaaaaacattaTCCTACTTTTGTAAAGTCTAACTCATGGCTCAAATTTGAGAGATTCATAATCCTAAATACCTCACACCTTTGACGCTAATTTTATCGTCGGAGTGTTTACATGTACACTACATTTCGTTGTGGAAGTGTCAGCCTGCCGCCTTCGTCTCCAACCCTTGTGTTGTGAAAGTGcctcaaaattgaagaaattgaaattCTGGAAGCTGAAAAttggtggccgattttgacctGTTTTATTTGAGCTTCAGGTTCAACATTTATCGGTGGCTGATTTGGTGAGCACGATGGCCGATTTTGCCAAcagaaaatataacataaacGTATTTCAAGCCTAGATTTGTTCCAGTTTTATTGAGAATTCTTTTACTATGAATATAGACATTGTATGagtgtaaaccttgagataAAGGGGgatgaaacaagggtttagaaaggcaacaacaaaactagggtttgtatctttggaacaaacactagggttt
Above is a genomic segment from Medicago truncatula cultivar Jemalong A17 chromosome 5, MtrunA17r5.0-ANR, whole genome shotgun sequence containing:
- the LOC11439098 gene encoding probable membrane-associated kinase regulator 1, with translation MYDVVEKKRAEMGKKRTKNRAKSYTLPSSPSHDSFSSSSSSDFEFTISISPRKSSNTLCPADELFYKGQLLPLHLSPRISMVRTLLLSSSSTSSATSSSTAPRDSTGSSASNDSTTSFISDLALFPDSCNSSSRPSSVTEEDELKRLHNSSNSTRSNSQLKKTNKYFSLSRFSSVFRKETVAKTQEGETVANSINNSSVKMKRMSVTAKEVIRKYFKKVKPLYEKLSQKQQTVEEGANSNTNTTTLTVMSLLTKTERSEKKENVASTMLSHSFSGNLRYSRKRSCVSSCPSSMRSSPSHSGVLSQKGVLLRGDRDASSMEELQSAIQGAITHCKNSLITNKHGVSSNHEINLI